The following coding sequences lie in one Gadus morhua chromosome 20, gadMor3.0, whole genome shotgun sequence genomic window:
- the klhl41a gene encoding kelch-like protein 41a — protein sequence MDPQGLREDLRMFQSTLLQDGLKELLNENKFVDCALKVGDRSFPCHRLILAACSPYFRELFFSEEGAEDEAGEKEVVLEDVDAGTMEMIVKYMYSADIDINDENVQDILAVSHRLQIPSVFTVCVNYLQKRLNLMNCLAVFRLALLLNSPRLAVSARECVALHFETLATQEDFLELGLRELLAIIGADALNVEKEEAVFEALMRWVRKDKESRAKTLGEAFDCVRFRLLPEKYFLEKVAKDDIVTADPELVKKTALIKDAFGGKLPELKKVEEGEEEDRLPGFLSDQRRVGMYNKDLLLMINDAVAVAYDGVENECFLAAVAEQIPRNHECLRTRKNQLYVLGGLFVDEEDKDAPLQCYLYQLDSLGGQWTALPPMPSPRCLFSMGEFENLIFAIAGKDLQSDESVDTVMCYDTDKMKWSETKKLPVMIHGHSVVSENGLVYCIGGKTDENKALSKMFAYNHKKSEWKDVAAMQTARSMFGAVVHKGRLIVAGGVNEDGLTNSCEAYDFGTNKWTPFTDFPQERSSVNLVSCGGLLYAVGGFALVELENKECGPSEITDIWQYDEDKKEWTGMIKDMRYAAGASCVAMRLNAARMPKL from the exons ATGGACCCCCAGGGCCTGAGAGAGGACCTCCGGATGTTCCAGAGCACCCTCCTCCAGGACGGGCTGAAGGAGCTCCTGAACGAGAACAAGTTTGTGGACTGTGCCCTGAAGGTGGGCGACCGGAGCTTCCCCTGCCACCGGCTCATCCTGGCCGCCTGCAGCCCCTACTTCAGGGAGCTCTTCTTCTCCGAAGAGGGCGCCGAGGACGAGGccggggagaaggaggtggtgctggaggacgTGGACGCCGGCACCATGGAGATGATCGTGAAATACATGTACTCGGCCGACATCGACATCAACGACGAGAACGTCCAGGACATCCTGGCCGTGTCCCACCGCCTGCAGATCCCCTCGGTGTTCACCGTGTGCGTGAACTACCTCCAAAAGAGGCTGAACCTGATGAACTGCCTGGCGGTGTTCCGGCTGGCCCTGCTGCTCAACTCGCCGCGGCTGGCCGTGTCCGCCCGGGAGTGCGTGGCGCTGCACTTCGAGACGCTGGCCACGCAGGAGGACTTCCTGGAGCTGGGCCTGCGCGAGCTGCTGGCCATCATAGGCGCGGACGCCCTCaacgtggagaaggaggaggctgtGTTCGAGGCGCTGATGCGCTGGGTCCGCAAGGACAAGGAGAGCCGCGCCAAGACGCTGGGCGAGGCCTTCGACTGCGTGCGCTTCCGCCTGCTGCCGGAGAAGTACTTCCTGGAGAAGGTGGCGAAGGATGACATCGTCACGGCCGACCCAGAGCTCGTCAAGAAGACCGCGCTCATCAAGGACGCCTTCGGCGGGAAGCTCCCCGAGctgaagaaggtggaggagggggaggaagaggacaggcTGCCCGGGTTCCTCAGCGACCAGCGGCGGGTGGGCATGTACAACAAGGACCTGCTGCTGATGATCAACGACGCGGTGGCCGTGGCGTACGACGGCGTGGAGAACGAGTGCTTCCTGGCGGCCGTGGCTGAGCAGATCCCACGGAACCACGAGTGCCTGAGGACCAGGAAGAACCAGCTTTACGTCCTGGGGGGGCTGTTTGTGGACGAGGAGGACAAGGACGCCCCCCTGCAGTGCTACCTCTACcag TTGGACAGTCTGGGGGGTCAGTGGACGGCTCTGCCTCCTATGCCCTCCCCAAGATGTCTGTTCTCCATGGGGGAGTTTGAGAACCTCATCTTCGCTATAGCAGGAAAGGACCTGCAGTCCGACGAGTCTGTGGATACCGTTATGTGTTATGACACTGA CAAAATGAAGTGGAGCGAAACCAAGAAGTTACCGGTGATGATCCACGGCCACAGCGTGGTCTCAGAGAACGGGCTGGTGTACTGCATCGGAGGAAAGACCGACGAAAA CAAAGCGCTGAGCAAGATGTTTGCGTACAACCACAAGAAGTCGGAGTGGAAGGACGTGGCCGCTATGCAGACGGCCCGCTCCATGTTCGGAGCGGTGGTCCACAAGGGACGGCTCATCGTGGCGGGGGGCGTGAACGAGGACGGGCTCACCAACTCGTGTGAGGCCTACGACTTCGGGACGAATAA GTGGACGCCCTTCACAGACTTCCCCCAGGAGAGGAGCTCCGTGAACCTGGTCAGCTGTGGGGGTCTGCTCTACGCCGTGGGGGGCTTCgccctggtggagctggagaacAAGGAGTGTGGCCCCAGCGAGATCACCGATATCTGGCA GTACGATGAGGACAAGAAGGAGTGGACGGGGATGATCAAGGACATGCGCTACGCCGCCGGAGCCAGCTGTGTGGCCATGCGGCTCAACGCAGCCCGGATGCCGAAGCTTTGA
- the bbs5 gene encoding BBSome complex member BBS5 isoform X1, translating into MAAILDALWEDRDVRFDITTQQMKTRAGEVLIDCLDSIEDTKGNNGDRGRLLVTNLRIIWHSLALPRVNLSVGYNSIINITTRTANSKLRGQTEALYILTKSNNTRFEFIFTNVVPGSPRLFTSVIAVHRAYETSKMYRDLKLRGALIQNKQLRLLPLEQVYDKINGVWNLSSDQGNLGTFFITNVRIVWHANMNESFNVSIPYLQIRSIRIRDSKFGLALVIESSQQTGGYVLGFKIDPMDKLQDAVKEINSLHKVYSANPIFGVDYEMEEKPQPLEEMTVDQLPDDVEIEPDEQTDAFTAYFADGNKQLDREPVFSEELGLAIEKLKEGFTLQGLWEVMGS; encoded by the exons ATGGCGGCGATTTTAGACGCACTATGGGAGGACAGGGACGTCAGATTCGACATCACTACACA GCAGATGAAAACCCGCGCAGGAGAGGTGCTGATAGACTGTCTGGACTCTATCGAGGACACCAAGGGAAACAACGGCGACAGAG GACGACTGCTGGTCACCAACCTGAGGATCATTTGGCATTCTCTGGCTCTCCCCAGAGTTAATTTGT CTGTGGGCTACAACTCCATCATTAACATCACCACACGGACAGCTAACTCG AAACTGCGCGGTCAAACGGAGGCCCTCTACATCCTGACCAAGTCCAACAACACCAGATTTGAGTTCATCTTCACCAACGTGGTTCCCGGGAGTCCCAGACTGTTCACCTCAGTCATCGCCGTGCACAG GGCCTATGAGACGTCCAAAATGTACCGGGACTTGAAGCTGCGTGGTGCCCTCATCCAGAACAagcagctccgcctcctccctctggaGCAGGTGTACGACAAGATCAACGGCGTCTGGAATCTGTCCAGCGACCAG GGTAATCTCGGCACGTTCTTCATCACTAACGTCCGTATCGTCTGGCACGCCAACATGAACGAGAGCTTCAACGTCAGCATCCCCTATCTGCAGATC CGATCCATCCGAATAAGAGACTCAAAGTTTGGCTTGGCGCTGGTGATTGAGAGCTCCCAGCAG ACCGGTGGATATGTGCTGGGGTTCAAGATCGACCCGATGGACAAGCTCCAGGACGCGGTGAAGGAGATCAACTCCCTGCATAAGGTCTATTCGGCCAACCCCATCTTTGGAGTGGACTACgaaatggaggagaag CCCCAGCCCTTGGAGGAGATGACCGTGGATCAGCTCCCTGACGACGTGGAGATAGAGCCTGACGAGCAGACGGACGCCTTCACC gcctactttgctGATGGAAACAAG CAACTGGACAGGGAGCCCGTGTTCTCTGAGGAGCTGGGGCTGGCCATCGAAAAGCTGAAGGAGGGATTCACCCTCCAAGGACTGTGGGAGGTTATGGGAAGTTGA
- the bbs5 gene encoding BBSome complex member BBS5 isoform X2: MAAILDALWEDRDVRFDITTQQMKTRAGEVLIDCLDSIEDTKGNNGDRGRLLVTNLRIIWHSLALPRVNLSVGYNSIINITTRTANSKLRGQTEALYILTKSNNTRFEFIFTNVVPGSPRLFTSVIAVHRAYETSKMYRDLKLRGALIQNKQLRLLPLEQVYDKINGVWNLSSDQGNLGTFFITNVRIVWHANMNESFNVSIPYLQIRSIRIRDSKFGLALVIESSQQTGGYVLGFKIDPMDKLQDAVKEINSLHKVYSANPIFGVDYEMEEKPQPLEEMTVDQLPDDVEIEPDEQTDAFTAYFADGNKVNVKHYSHIKASTKSSY; this comes from the exons ATGGCGGCGATTTTAGACGCACTATGGGAGGACAGGGACGTCAGATTCGACATCACTACACA GCAGATGAAAACCCGCGCAGGAGAGGTGCTGATAGACTGTCTGGACTCTATCGAGGACACCAAGGGAAACAACGGCGACAGAG GACGACTGCTGGTCACCAACCTGAGGATCATTTGGCATTCTCTGGCTCTCCCCAGAGTTAATTTGT CTGTGGGCTACAACTCCATCATTAACATCACCACACGGACAGCTAACTCG AAACTGCGCGGTCAAACGGAGGCCCTCTACATCCTGACCAAGTCCAACAACACCAGATTTGAGTTCATCTTCACCAACGTGGTTCCCGGGAGTCCCAGACTGTTCACCTCAGTCATCGCCGTGCACAG GGCCTATGAGACGTCCAAAATGTACCGGGACTTGAAGCTGCGTGGTGCCCTCATCCAGAACAagcagctccgcctcctccctctggaGCAGGTGTACGACAAGATCAACGGCGTCTGGAATCTGTCCAGCGACCAG GGTAATCTCGGCACGTTCTTCATCACTAACGTCCGTATCGTCTGGCACGCCAACATGAACGAGAGCTTCAACGTCAGCATCCCCTATCTGCAGATC CGATCCATCCGAATAAGAGACTCAAAGTTTGGCTTGGCGCTGGTGATTGAGAGCTCCCAGCAG ACCGGTGGATATGTGCTGGGGTTCAAGATCGACCCGATGGACAAGCTCCAGGACGCGGTGAAGGAGATCAACTCCCTGCATAAGGTCTATTCGGCCAACCCCATCTTTGGAGTGGACTACgaaatggaggagaag CCCCAGCCCTTGGAGGAGATGACCGTGGATCAGCTCCCTGACGACGTGGAGATAGAGCCTGACGAGCAGACGGACGCCTTCACC gcctactttgctGATGGAAACAAGGTAAATGTCAAGCATTATTCACAcattaaa gCATCCACTAAAAGTTCCTAttaa
- the col28a2a gene encoding collagen, type XXVIII, alpha 2a produces the protein MCHTGIWAVLLMALTSALAQEYFEDREVKRKSKDFSHSKSLHDGEASVDEDCGLELSFLLDSSESAKENHEQEKSFAMDVVDRLQGLRLQSGRALSTRVALLQYSSHVITEQTFKQWRGAEDFRARITPIVYIGHGTYTTYAITNMTQIYLDESSAKGSVKVAMLLTDGLSHPRNPDIFSAVADAKNQGVRFFTLGITRTANEPANVAQLRLLASAPVSRYLHNLQDADVMDKVLRVITDLANEGCPLAQICACDKGERGPAGPAGKKGRPGEDGAAGLRGYKGEAGLSGLPGREGPEGKPGYKGEKGEGGECGTPGSKGDKGSEGPVGIRGTRGLQGFPGPHGDVGPEGLQGKQGERGPSGPPGVQGETGVGLAGPKGDIGYQGRAGPTGPPGMGEPGVSGPQGPQGAQGERGPHGEGLPGSKGDRGLGGPRGTRGQTGMGIKGEKGEIGSPGSTGPLGLAGVGIQGEKGVEGPRGPPGVRGQQGEGLPGSKGDQGFPGEQGSTGERGFGEPGTKGDPGSGGLAGLPGLPGEDGAPGQKGEAGLTGLRGAEGAAGVGIQGEKGDQGTRGIRGLHGPPGMSGPSGPKGEPGTPGRLGLPGPQGRSIAGPKGDLGPSGPSGPVGETGHGLPGPKGDRGHIGLPGYGGPKGEGFPGPMGPPGLPGLSGEQGPEGVGIQGPKGDIGFRGLPGLPGQQGEGLPGAPGLTGRPGPSGPSGPPGEGIQGPKGDPGSQGVTGPRGTAGVGHSGPKGDRGAQGERGLKGVTGEVGDHGIPGESGRQGEKGLAGLTRDDIIKLIKEICGCGVKCKERPMELVFVIDSSESVGPENFEIIKDFVTRLVDRTTVGRNATRIGLVLYSLDVHLEFHLARHATKQEVKQAIRKMPYMGEGTYTGTAIRKATQEAFYSARNGVRKVAIVITDGQTDRREPVKLDLAVREAHAANIEMYALGIVNSSDPTQADFLQELNLIASDPDTEHMYLIDDFNTLPALESQLVSQFCEDETGALIYNRVTNGYGNGNGNGNGNGHYGNGHNGNGNNGYGNNGHGNNGNVLNGYVEERIAHTHTSHGNTGHGSRGSTGHGNNGDGRAESNNNGFITAEEELENRRLIHSLSTARSRGDTFALPLNAGPLPAKVEEDDGEDLDLKTHLRGIKTLTVVNKSTSVSPVKESSRLMDTIRSSTSIVSSPSSSSSSSSSSSSFLSSSSSSLPSSSSSSSSSSSSISSEVTSSTSGIVTTFSANQVQPGSTTTSVSTSVSASCSQPLSQGTCRDYTILWYYDKQANSCAQFWYGGCGGNDNRHATEEECKKTCVVSWIVG, from the exons ATGTGCCACACCGGGATATGGGCAGTGCTCCTCATGGCACTGACAAGTGCTTTGGCCCAAGAATATTTTGAAGACAGAGAAGTGAAGCGGAAATCCAAAGACTTCTCGCACTCAAAGAGTCTTCATGATGGAGAAG cgTCGGTGGACGAGGACTGCGGCCTGGAGCTGTCCTTCCTGCTGGACAGCTCGGAGAGCGCCAAGGAGAACCACGAGCAGGAGAAGAGCTTCGCCATGGACGTGGTGGACCGCCTGCAGGGCCTCCGCCTGCAGAGCGGCCGCGCGCTCAGCACGCGGGTGGCGCTGCTGCAGTACAGCAGCCACGTCATCACCGAGCAGACCTTCAAGCAGTGGCGCGGCGCCGAGGACTTCCGGGCCCGCATCACCCCCATCGTGTACATCGGCCACGGCACCTACACCACCTACGCCATCACCAACATGACCCAGATCTACCTGGACGAGAGCAGCGCCAAGGGCAGCGTCAAGGTGGCCATGCTGCTCACCGACGGCCTCTCCCACCCCCGCAACCCCGACATCTTCTCGGCCGTGGCCGACGCCAAGAACCAGGGCGTGCGCTTCTTCACGCTGGGCATCACGCGCACGGCCAACGAGCCCGCCAACGTGGCGCAGCTCCGGCTGCTGGCCAGCGCCCCGGTGTCTCGGTACCTCCACAACCTGCAGGACGCCGACGTCATGGACAAAGTGCTCCGAGTGATC ACGGACTTGGCCAATGAGGGG TGCCCTCTAGCGCAGATCTGCGCCTGtgacaaaggagagagaggaccggCAGGCCCGGCG GGCAAGAAGGGTCGTCCAGGCGAGGACGGCGCGGCCGGACTCAGAGGCTACAAG GGCGAAGCAGGACTGAGCGGTCTACCTGGACGAGAGGGCCCGGAG GGGAAACCAGGCTACAAAGGAGAGAAG GGCGAGGGCGGTGAGTGTGGTACTCCTGGAAGCAAAGGAGATAAG ggCTCTGAGGGTCCAGTTGGAATCAGGGGAACCAGAGGTCTGCAG gGGTTCCCGGGTCCCCATGGCGACGTAGGGCCGGAGGGGCTGCAGGGGAAGCAG GGCGAGCGTGGGCCCAGTGGACCGCCTGGTGTTCAGGGTGAGACAGGCGTCGGACTGGCAGGACCGAAG GGTGACATCGGGTACCAGGGCCGGGCCGGCCCAACCGGCCCCCCAGGGATGGGGGAACCGGGAGTGTCT GGGCCTCAGGGCCCACAGGGggcacaaggagagagagggccgcATGGCGAAGGACTACCTGGATCAAAG GGGGACCGGGGCCTGGGAGGCCCCCgggggaccagaggacagacgggAATGGGGATCAAAGGGGAGAAG GGAGAAATCGGATCTCCTGGTTCAACGGGACCGCTCGGACTGGCAGGAGTGGGCATTCAGGGAGAGAAG GGTGTGGAGGGGCCCCGAGGACCCCCAGGGGTCAGGGGCCAACAGGGAGAAGGATTACCCGGATCAAAG GGAGACCAAGGCTTCCCCGGAGAACAGGGAtccacaggagagagaggttttGGCGAGCCCGGTACAAAG GGAGATCCTGGCTCCGGCGGGCTGGCTGGTCTGCCTGGTCTTCCTGGAGAAGACGGGGCTCCTGGACAGAAG GGTGAAGCTGGTTTAACGGGCTTAAGAGGTGCTGAGGGAGCTGCAGGAGTCGGCATTCAGGGAGAAAAG GGCGACCAGGGTACGAGAGGGATCAGAGGGCTACACGGACCTCCCGGGATGAGCGGACCTTCTGGGCCGaag GGAGAACCGGGAACCCCAGGACGGCTCGGCCTTCCTGGTCCCCAGGGCCGGTCCATAGCAGGTcccaag GGAGATCTCGGGCCCTCTGGTCCCTCGGGGCCCGTTGGAGAGACAGGACACGGGCTGCCCGGCCCCAAG GGCGACCGCGGCCACATCGGTCTCCCCGGCTACGGGGGTCCGAAAGGCGAGGGCTTCCCCGGCCCCATG GGTCCTCCCGGCTTGCCTGGTTTGAGCGGAGAGCAGGGGCCTGAAGGAGTAGGAATCCAAGGGCCCAAG GGAGACATTGGCTTCCGAGGACTTCCCGGTTTACCAGGCCAACAAGGAGAAGGGTTACCGGGCGCCCCG GGCCTCACTGGGAGACCGGGACCCTCGGGACCATCCGGGCCCCCAGGGGAAGGTATCCAAGGCCCGAAG GGTGATCCCGGGTCTCAGGGGGTGACCGGGCCGAGAGGGACCGCAGGGGTGGGGCATTCCGGCCCTAAG GGCGACCGCGGagcccagggagagagagggctgaaGGGGGTGACGGGGGAAGTGGGCGACCATGGCATCCCTGGAGAGTCT GGAAGGCAGGGGGAGAAGGGATTGGCAGGCCTCACT AGAGACGACATCATTAAGCTCATCAAAGAAATATGTG GCTGCGGGGTCAAGTGCAAGGAGAGGCCGATGGAGCTGGTGTTCGTCATCGACAGCTCGGAGAGCGTCGGGCCGGAGAACTTCGAGATCATCAAGGACTTTGTGACGCGTCTGGTGGACCGCACCACGGTGGGCCGCAACGCCACCCGCATCGGCCTGGTCCTCTACAGCCTGGACGTGCACCTGGAGTTCCACCTGGCGCGCCACGCCACCAAGCAGGAGGTGAAGCAGGCCATCCGCAAGATGCCCTACATGGGCGAGGGCACCTACACGGGCACGGCCATCCGCAAGGCCACCCAGGAGGCCTTCTACAGCGCCCGGAACGGCGTCCGCAAGGTGGCCATCGTCATCACCGACGGGCAGACGGACAGGCGCGAGCCGGTGAAGCTGGACCTGGCGGTACGCGAGGCGCACGCCGCCAACATCGAGATGTACGCGCTGGGCATCGTCAACTCCTCGGACCCGACCCAGGCCGACTTCCTCCAGGAGCTGAACCTCATCGCCTCGGACCCCGACACGGAGCACATGTACCTCATCGACGACTTCAACACTCTGCCAG CACTGGAGTCTCAGCTGGTCAGTCAGTTCTGTGAAGATGAAACCGGTGCACTTATCTACAACCGCGTGACGAACGGATATGGGAATGGCAACGGGAACGGCAACGGGAACGGTCATTATGGTAATGGACATAATGGTAACGGCAATAACGGTTATGGCAATAATGGTCATGGCAACAACGGGAACGTACTGAATGGATACGTTGAAGAACGCatcgcacacacccacaccagccACGGGAATACCGGCCACGGCAGTCGTGGAAGCACCGGCCACGGCAACAATGGGGACGGCAGGGCCGAGTCCAACAACAACGGCTTCATCACCGctgaggaggagttggagaacAGGAGACTCATCCACAGCCTGAGTACCGCCCGGAGCCGCGGAGACACCTTCGCCCTGCCCCTCAACGCCGGGCCCCTCCCGGCTAAG gtggaggaggacgacggaGAAGATCTGGACTTGAAGACCCACCTGCGCGGGATTAAAACGCTGACGGTGGTCAACAAGTCCACGTCCGTGTCCCCCGTGAAGGAGAGCTCCCGTCTCATGGACACCATCCGGTCCTCTACGTCGATTGTGTCGTCaccatcatcctcttcatcgtcctcgtcatcttcatcctcattcttatcatcgtcatcatcgtcattaccgtcatcatcatcatcatcatcatcatcatcatcatccatatCATCAGAGGTGACTTCATCCACTTCTGGCATCGTCACTACCTTCTCCGCCAATCAGGTCCAACCAGGGTCAACCACAACCTCAG TGTCTACCTCCGTCAGCGCCAGCTGCAGCCAGCCCTTGAGCCAGGGCACCTGCAGGGACTACACCATCCTGTGGTACTACGACAAGCAGGCCAACTCCTGCGCCCAGTTCTGGTACGGCGGCTGCGGGGGCAACGACAACCGCCACGCGACGGAGGAGGAGTGCAAGAAGACCTGCGTGGTCTCCTGGATAG TTGGATAA
- the LOC115533330 gene encoding ATP synthase subunit beta, mitochondrial, with product MLGAVGRCCTGALRAFNPQVNTLKHLTGRNATLYSQRSYVAPAAEAIIANGRIVAVIGAVVDVQFDEGLPPILNALEVAGRESRLVLEVAQHLGENTVRTIAMDGTEGLVRGQRVLDTGAPIRIPVGPETLGRIMNVIGEPIDERGPISTKQTAPIHAEAPEFTDMSVEQEILVTGIKVVDLLAPYAKGGKIGLFGGAGVGKTVLIMELINNVAKAHGGYSVFAGVGERTREGNDLYHEMIESGVINLKDDTSKVALVYGQMNEPPGARARVALTGLSVAEYFRDQEGQDVLLFIDNIFRFTQAGSEVSALLGRIPSAVGYQPTLATDMGTMQERITTTKKGSITSVQAIYVPADDLTDPAPATTFAHLDATTVLSRAIAELGIYPAVDPLDSTSRIMDPNIVGAEHYDVARGVQKILQDYKSLQDIIAILGMDELSEEDKLTVARARKIQRFLSQPFQVAEVFTGHAGKLVPLKETIKGFQSILDGEYDALPEQAFYMVGAIEEVIEKAARLEKEHGS from the exons ATGTTGGGTGCTGTGGGACGCTGCTGCACAGGGGCCCTTCGGGCTTTCAATCCCCAGGTCAACACCCTCAAACACCTCACGGGCAGAAATGCTACCCTTTATTCAC AGAGGAGCTATGTTGCCCCTGCCGCCGAGGCCATCATCGCCAACGGCCGCATCGTTGCCGTCATCGGCGCTGTGGTGGACGTCCAGTTCGACGAAGGCCTGCCCCCCATCCTGAACGCCCTGGAGGTGGCCGGGCGAGAGAGCAGGCTGGTCCTGGAGGTGGCTCAGCATCTTG GGGAGAACACCGTCCGCACCATCGCCATGGACGGTACCGAGGGTCTGGTCCGCGGGCAGCGGGTCCTGGACACCGGTGCTCCCATCAGGATCCCCGTGGGCCCCGAGACCCTAGGCCGGATCATGAATGTCATCGGAGAGCCCATCGACGAGAGGGGTCCGATCAGCACCAAGCA GACCGCCCCTATCCACGCTGAGGCCCCAGAGTTCACAGACATGAGCGTGGAGCAGGAGATCCTGGTCACCGGCATCAAGGTCGTGGATCTGCTGGCTCCCTACGCCAAGGGGGGCAAGATCG GTCTGTTTGGTGGTGCCGGAGTAGGTAAGACCGTGTTGATCATGGAGCTGATCAACAACGTGGCCAAGGCCCACGGTGGTTACTCGGTGTTCGCCGGCGTGGGCGAGCGTACCCGTGAGGGTAACGACTTGTACCACGAGATGATTGAGTCTGGAGTCATCAACCTCAAGGACGACACCTCCAAG GTGGCGCTGGTGTACGGTCAGATGAACGAGCCCCCAGGCGCCCGCGCCCGCGTGGCCCTCACCGGTCTGTCCGTCGCAGAGTACTTCCGTGACCAGGAGGGTCAGGACGTGCTCCTCTTCATCGACAACATCTTCAGGTTCACCCAggcggggtcagag GTGTCCGCCCTTCTGGGTCGTATCCCCTCCGCTGTGGGCTACCAGCCAACCCTGGCCACAGACATGGGAACCATGCAGGAGAGAATCACCACCACCAAGAAGGGCTCCATCACCTCTGTCCAG GCCATCTATGTCCCCGCTGACGACTTGACAGATCCCGCCCCCGCCACCACCTTCGCTCACTTGGACGCCACCACCGTGCTGTCCCGTGCCATCGCTGAGCTGGGTATCTACCCCGCCGTGGACCCCCTGGATTCCACCTCCCGTATCATGGACCCCAACATCGTCGGAGCTGAGCATTACGACGTCGCTCGTGGAGTGCAGAAGATCCTCCAG GATTACAAGTCTCTGCAGGACATCATCGCCATCCTGGGAATGGATGAGTTGTCTGAGGAGGACAAGTTGACGGTAGCCCGCGCCCGTAAGATCCAGCGTTTCCTGTCCCAGCCATTCCAGGTCGCAGAGGTCTTCACCGGCCACGCGGGCAAGCTGGTGCCCCTGAAGGAGACGATCAAAGGCTTCCAGTCCATCCTCG